The Chrysemys picta bellii isolate R12L10 chromosome 3, ASM1138683v2, whole genome shotgun sequence DNA window AAAAGACAAAGATTCCAACAGCCAAGTACATAAGAAGCAGTCCTAGCTCCTTAAAGCTTCTTTTAAGAGCATAGGTTAAAGTCTGTAGCCCTGTGGAGTGGCGTGCGAGTTTGAAAATTCTAGCAATCCTCATGATCCGAAGTGCTTGAACAGCCTGTTGAACGTTGGTTAACTCCATCATTCCGGCACCCAAGTGGGTCAAGATCAAGCTGACATAGAAGGGAAGTATTGCAAAAACATCAATGATGTTCATGAAAGAAATCACAAAATACAGTTTATTAGGAGAAGAAATAAGTCTAAGCATATACTCCAAGGTAAACCAGCCTATACACGCTGTCTCAATGTTGTCCAGTGTTGGGTGTTCCACATGATTTCCCTCAGAGTCTACTATCTGGAGCTCTGGGATGGTCCCCAGGCACATTACTACAGATGAGATTAAAATAAATAGGAAGGACAACACTGCGATTACTCTAGCTGAATAGGATGATTCTGGTTTCTCCATTAATTTCCAAATATATTTCTGGCATCTCTTCCAGCGATTTTCAGAGGCATCCACTCCCAAATCATCCAGAATCAATTGCACCCTTCGGGCTATTTCTTCCAGTTCCTCCTTTTTTTCACTCAGATGAGTTTTGCAGCAGTCATCCAAGAATTTCAGGTCTACTTTCCAAAATTCCATTTCATTCTTGAAACATATAGGGCATATTCCTTTCTTCATGTGAATTTCTCCAAAGTAATATATATCAATAATACATTTGAAAGCATCTGGATCTCTGTCAAAATAAAATTCCCTTTTCCCAGGATCATAGTcatcacagagagagaaaatagtaTCATATCCCCCTGATAAACAGTTGATCAACTGTGCTAATCTTGTTGCTGGATATCGGTTCAGATTTTCTCCATATAGCACCTGCCTCGCCCCACCAACATTGACTATAATCTCTAtatcttcatttttttctgatcCATTACTGTCCACATCTGGAAATCTAGATTCACCTGCCATTTTAatgttattgatttttttatatatatcaaTTCTTAGTTTGCTTCCAAATCTTTGCTGTTTGTAGCTTCTTTGTGAAAGCAAATCAGAACCAGGTAATGTATATTACAAATCTTTCTGAAATGACTTTGAGTAATGCTAGGAAAGGTTACAGAAATAAACCTGCAGTCAGTAAAACCTTGCAAGGTATGCAACAAGCTGCAGTGAAAAGACAAGTCATCAGGCGTTGTGCGTAGAAGCAGGGACGTTAGAAAGAAATCAACTCCTCCAGCAGATATGAAAGAGAAGAAACCACTTAACAAAACTCACCCTCTAATTCAGTGCTTGAGAGTCTTTTCTGGGTccattctttctcttcctctgaagTGATATTTATTCACAGACTGGCAGTCACATCAGTTCAAAAAATTCCTTGTTCTGATTAACGAAAAGTGAAATAACTGATAAGTCTGAAAGACAATCAGCAGGATGATCCCACAGAAAGCTGTTGCAGTTTTTGCCTTCCACTCCGAGGACTCAAGGAAAGCTGCTGAGTTTACTTTTACTTTAAGGTCTGGAGTTTATGTGTTGACTCCTTCACACAGTGACAGGAAGTGTGCAGAGGAGAAACTtgtgcttgtttttcttttgctgtttCTAAACACAATAGGAATTCCAAGCTGATGTCAGGTTCTTTCCAAACTATACCCTCTTCTGGTGAAACTCAGCAAAGCACAATCTGTACAGAAAAGCAATTTAACTGTTTTGGTGTATGTCTAGCTATAATGCAATTTTCTTTATAACCCTATGCCTTTTGAATTCTTTAAAAGTATCAATGTTTAAAATGAATTGCAAAACATAATCATATCTAATGTAATTAAGAGCTGCAATACAGCTCTAGAGAAGAAAAATCAGGCTCATTTTCTTCAGCTGGTAAGGAGTAGCAAAAATatcttttgcatttttaaataaatacaccaTACAGGGTCCTACATTCTTCTCTCAGATACACTGCTGCAAGTCCAGAATAATTCCATCTCAGGAAACTGAGTCACTGTAGATTTTtactagtgtaactgagagcagaacatGGATCATAAAATTTACCTTACAACCGTGGAACAAGAACTTATACTGCATTCATGCTTTTTGTAGAACTTTtatatcaaagatgtatacaCTTGCTCTGAGG harbors:
- the KCNF1 gene encoding potassium voltage-gated channel subfamily F member 1, with translation MAGESRFPDVDSNGSEKNEDIEIIVNVGGARQVLYGENLNRYPATRLAQLINCLSGGYDTIFSLCDDYDPGKREFYFDRDPDAFKCIIDIYYFGEIHMKKGICPICFKNEMEFWKVDLKFLDDCCKTHLSEKKEELEEIARRVQLILDDLGVDASENRWKRCQKYIWKLMEKPESSYSARVIAVLSFLFILISSVVMCLGTIPELQIVDSEGNHVEHPTLDNIETACIGWFTLEYMLRLISSPNKLYFVISFMNIIDVFAILPFYVSLILTHLGAGMMELTNVQQAVQALRIMRIARIFKLARHSTGLQTLTYALKRSFKELGLLLMYLAVGIFVFSALGYTMEQSHPETLFKSIPQSFWWAIITMTTVGYGDIYPKTTLGKLNAATSFLCGVIAIALPIHPIINNFVRYYNKQRVLETAAKHELELMELYSGEGKVGGSKNELEDLMGEGKERPSWSRQLKVSHSDTFIHLLSDEKHYRTRLQSCK